From the genome of Devriesea agamarum, one region includes:
- a CDS encoding NADPH-dependent FMN reductase, with product MKIGIVLGSIRENRAGEAVAHWVYDDVSATCASMSRATGEHLAVELIDIAAFRIPLLTTPIHPAKSQRTYDSEGVTAFSRAVDSCDAYIFVTAEHNHSVPGAMKNAVDSLMPEWWGKAVAFVSYGGNGGIRAVEHWRQILGNFNMYDVRQSVSLSLTRDLPAPGEEFKPSDRRKDELAMMLSQLLTAAKVATDRL from the coding sequence ATGAAAATCGGTATTGTGCTCGGGTCAATTCGGGAGAACCGTGCCGGTGAAGCTGTCGCACACTGGGTATATGACGATGTCTCAGCCACCTGCGCATCGATGTCGCGGGCCACGGGTGAACACCTCGCGGTTGAACTCATTGATATTGCCGCTTTTCGCATTCCACTACTGACCACCCCCATCCATCCGGCCAAGTCCCAGCGCACCTACGATTCGGAAGGTGTGACGGCATTTTCTCGGGCCGTTGACTCCTGCGACGCCTACATATTCGTTACCGCTGAGCACAACCATTCAGTGCCCGGAGCGATGAAAAATGCCGTCGATTCACTGATGCCGGAGTGGTGGGGCAAGGCAGTTGCGTTTGTGTCCTACGGCGGTAACGGCGGCATCCGGGCTGTTGAGCATTGGCGGCAGATCCTCGGAAACTTCAACATGTATGACGTTCGCCAGAGCGTGAGCCTATCGCTGACGCGAGATCTTCCGGCACCCGGTGAGGAATTTAAGCCTTCTGATCGTCGCAAAGATGAGTTGGCGATGATGCTGTCACAGCTACTCACGGCTGCCAAGGTGGCCACGGACCGACTGTGA